From the Candidatus Bathyarchaeia archaeon genome, one window contains:
- a CDS encoding glutamate--tRNA ligase, with translation METSKELEELIRKFALINAVKHDGRAQPGPVIGKVLAERPELRTKAKEIAALVEKIVSEVNSLPPNEQKRIVEGKWPEAFMKEKIEEEKKLPPLPNASKYPKIVTRFSPNPDCVLHLGSARAIVLCHEYARMYNGKFILRFEDTDPKLKRPVLEFYDRIREDLAWLDCRPDEEYIQSDRIPIYYEYAEKLLEAGNAYVCTCQPQTFRERILAQKPCPCRELPPEDHMERWQHMLDGGYNEGEAVVRIKTDLSHPNPAVRDWPALRIIDTEKFPHPRVGSKYRVWPLYNFACGLDDHLMEVTHIIRGKEHLTNMVRQEYMYRHLGWEYPEAIHYGRLKIVGAYLSKSKIVQGIKEGLYKGWDDPRLATFAALRKRGITPAAIKRLIIDVGPKTSDVVLSWENLYAYNRKILDPEVNRYFFVPNPVQLTVHGLPRAFTVRVRLHPEHPERGWREYVIKTPEGQASALFWISRDDLKSMVVGKVVRLMELFNIKVESVEAYAVEASFMSEAYEDAKRMNAPLIHWVPIGNDVPCQVVMPNAAIVEGVAEGACRSLKTNDIVQFERFGFVRIEKVDEKILAYFAHK, from the coding sequence ATGGAAACATCTAAGGAACTGGAAGAACTGATCCGGAAATTCGCTCTAATAAATGCGGTTAAGCATGACGGAAGAGCCCAACCCGGACCTGTCATAGGCAAAGTTTTAGCCGAAAGGCCGGAACTGCGGACAAAAGCAAAGGAGATAGCAGCCCTTGTAGAGAAAATAGTTAGCGAAGTTAATAGTCTTCCACCAAACGAACAGAAACGCATAGTTGAGGGGAAATGGCCTGAAGCCTTCATGAAGGAGAAAATTGAGGAGGAGAAAAAGCTTCCACCATTGCCAAATGCAAGCAAATACCCGAAAATTGTTACGCGCTTTTCGCCGAACCCTGACTGTGTTCTCCATTTGGGTTCAGCTAGGGCTATTGTCCTCTGCCATGAATATGCACGCATGTATAATGGAAAGTTTATCTTACGATTCGAAGATACGGACCCAAAGCTGAAAAGGCCGGTTTTAGAGTTTTATGACCGTATCCGCGAGGATCTCGCATGGTTAGATTGCCGGCCCGACGAGGAATACATCCAAAGCGATAGAATACCCATCTATTACGAATATGCAGAAAAGCTGCTTGAAGCTGGAAATGCTTATGTCTGCACATGTCAGCCTCAAACCTTCAGAGAAAGAATTTTAGCCCAAAAACCATGCCCATGCCGCGAGCTGCCACCGGAAGACCACATGGAAAGATGGCAACACATGCTGGACGGAGGATATAATGAGGGCGAAGCTGTTGTGCGTATAAAAACGGACTTAAGCCACCCAAACCCAGCCGTCAGAGACTGGCCAGCCCTACGCATAATAGATACCGAGAAGTTCCCCCATCCAAGAGTTGGAAGCAAATACCGGGTCTGGCCCCTCTACAATTTTGCATGCGGCCTCGACGACCACTTGATGGAAGTTACCCACATTATTCGCGGCAAGGAACACTTAACAAACATGGTTCGCCAAGAATACATGTACCGCCACTTGGGATGGGAATATCCAGAAGCCATACATTACGGTAGGCTTAAGATTGTTGGGGCTTACCTCAGCAAGTCGAAAATAGTCCAGGGGATAAAAGAGGGTCTTTATAAGGGTTGGGACGATCCAAGACTGGCAACTTTTGCAGCGCTGAGAAAGCGCGGAATAACTCCAGCAGCGATAAAGAGGCTTATAATCGACGTTGGACCTAAAACCTCAGATGTTGTTTTAAGCTGGGAAAACCTTTACGCATACAACAGAAAAATCCTGGATCCAGAGGTTAACCGCTACTTTTTCGTGCCGAACCCGGTCCAGCTAACGGTGCACGGGCTCCCCAGAGCCTTCACGGTTAGAGTGAGGCTGCATCCGGAACATCCGGAAAGAGGTTGGAGAGAGTATGTTATAAAGACCCCCGAGGGACAAGCCAGCGCTCTCTTTTGGATTTCAAGGGATGACTTGAAGAGTATGGTTGTTGGGAAAGTTGTCCGTCTTATGGAGCTTTTCAATATAAAAGTTGAAAGTGTTGAAGCGTACGCTGTTGAGGCATCCTTCATGAGCGAGGCTTATGAGGATGCAAAGAGGATGAACGCACCTCTCATACATTGGGTTCCCATAGGGAACGATGTGCCATGCCAAGTTGTCATGCCAAATGCCGCAATCGTTGAGGGAGTAGCTGAAGGAGCCTGCAGAAGCCTTAAGACCAATGACATAGTACAGTTTGAAAGGTTCGGCTTTGTGAGAATAGAAAAAGTTGACGAGAAAATTTTAGCCTATTTTGCCCATAAATGA
- the psmA gene encoding archaeal proteasome endopeptidase complex subunit alpha, with protein sequence MLMSVFAAPGAYDRAITVFSPDGRLFQVEYAMELVNRGATIIGIKCPEGVVLGAEETIEPLEESETSWKIFKIDEHIGAAIVGLSSDARVLIDNARIYAQSNRLTYDEPIDVEVVTKRVCDIKQLYTQHGGVRPFGVSLIFGGVDKTGCRLFATHPSGTYRGHKAIAVGAGKDTAMSILREEYRDGMSLEDAIKLAVKCLVKALEARGLQPRIKIAVIPAATKKMEMLSDEVVESYMKKLGLGK encoded by the coding sequence ATGTTGATGTCTGTATTTGCAGCTCCAGGAGCGTATGACCGCGCGATAACGGTTTTCTCACCGGACGGTAGGCTCTTTCAAGTTGAATATGCCATGGAACTTGTCAACCGTGGTGCAACAATTATAGGAATAAAATGTCCAGAGGGGGTTGTTTTAGGGGCTGAGGAGACTATTGAGCCCCTAGAGGAGTCTGAAACCTCCTGGAAGATTTTCAAGATTGACGAGCATATAGGCGCGGCGATTGTAGGATTAAGCTCCGACGCTAGAGTTTTAATCGATAACGCTCGAATTTACGCGCAGAGCAACAGGCTCACATATGACGAGCCCATAGATGTGGAAGTTGTAACTAAAAGGGTCTGCGACATAAAGCAGCTTTACACGCAACATGGAGGCGTGAGGCCCTTTGGAGTTTCTTTAATATTCGGCGGCGTCGATAAGACTGGATGTCGTCTTTTTGCAACCCATCCAAGCGGCACTTATAGGGGACATAAAGCTATAGCGGTGGGTGCTGGAAAAGATACAGCCATGAGTATTCTTCGGGAAGAGTACCGCGATGGTATGAGCCTTGAGGATGCTATAAAGCTTGCAGTGAAGTGTTTAGTGAAGGCTCTTGAAGCTAGGGGGCTTCAGCCGAGGATAAAGATTGCGGTTATTCCAGCGGCTACGAAGAAAATGGAGATGCTCAGCGACGAGGTCGTTGAAAGCTACATGAAGAAACTGGGTTTAGGCAAGTGA
- the smc gene encoding chromosome segregation protein SMC, whose amino-acid sequence MPYIKKIELKGFKSFGPQTVKILLDKGFTAITGPNGSGKTNIVDAVLFALGELSVKRLRAETAAGLIFQGSDKAGLEKARMAKVVIQFDNSDGRIPVDTTTVTISREVYRNGQSVYRLNGRRISRAYLTEILSMAGISFTSQNIIPQGTITRLADVSPIERRKIIEDLVGIAQYDAEKAEAEEKLRAADLSIRTAMGRIDEVQRRVEDLERERNELLRYNFLKNEIKKFEAVKLSYDITQIREKIERDSIQAEKIKSRLEKIKAVRDRYRLKRREIENEWRKLSSEIVEEGSSQVLRVQMKIGELKSKITELTTKISSGKASLEGLRRVRENDLQQYQSIRNEIHENRLKIRRLRVEYEQILDEINAKQAEHDALAREVVQLWESLGENSKRIREIESQLDKNYKRLALLRSEQAKSQTAIKIREKRLKDLRERRERFAQTLDELEKSKAELEKVQGEQKNQLKNLERMLERRIAQKEAIEREIAEAGKIADSAREAVVEFATQRELAETLAAEEKALRSIEELGELGVIPGVYGRLRNLIKIDKAYQQAIEAAAGGWLDAIVVKDLDAAFTCTETLRRMKLGRIKIIPLEGVSNVKPVNVPEVKGVNGAAFSFVKCAKQYEPAVYFVLGDTLVVQEDKTALALSNEGYRVVTVNGDLYEPGGALESGYYRAPIDFSAIIPSEAAIKSLDEAVKALQQHLLRRESDIASLEEEIDKTRVEIARLSEAITMLDREIARVKRSIRRTRVNIKRIDSNIKRIESEIEAEKTKIWTCQAEKSAIQKEIRRLQSELAVLRRKADPANIQEMETRREKIAEEINTLRQKLSTVQTEISTLQSQYDNVLRTGYQNARIQLLRVEQQLKKVEAEVEEALKEREKLKQELVELEKNRDELSRTVLSAKEEAQKFTTQIDEIDKVLRGLDAEYEEADRLWNQYQLNIQTSLIQLEQWQNQLRQFGYDKPLKVTPKEVEEAEAVLKMLKFEFERIEGVNQLALSHYAEQIARYKELSLRMNELEREKQAIIKFMEEIESKKRRVFLEAFEKINQNLQKYFSKLTGGGFATLKLENPEDPFTGGIEMIVQFPNKPSIVVSGASGGERSVAAVAFLFAIKEFSPAAFYIMDEVDAHLDPFHVSKLADLLLEESEKAQFIVITLKPEMVNKAQKVYGVYGRNGVSNVVSAKFLEVPS is encoded by the coding sequence ATGCCCTATATCAAGAAAATAGAGCTTAAAGGTTTCAAATCCTTCGGACCGCAAACTGTCAAGATTCTTTTGGATAAAGGTTTTACAGCGATAACCGGTCCTAACGGCAGCGGGAAAACAAACATCGTTGACGCTGTCTTATTCGCCCTAGGTGAGTTAAGCGTAAAAAGACTTCGAGCAGAAACAGCTGCAGGACTAATTTTCCAAGGTTCTGATAAGGCTGGCTTGGAAAAGGCTAGAATGGCTAAGGTCGTAATACAATTTGATAATTCGGATGGACGTATACCCGTTGACACCACCACGGTTACAATTTCCCGTGAGGTTTACCGGAACGGTCAAAGCGTGTACAGACTTAATGGAAGAAGAATTTCGAGAGCCTATCTTACCGAGATTCTCTCCATGGCTGGAATAAGCTTCACAAGCCAAAACATAATCCCACAGGGCACCATAACACGGTTGGCGGACGTCTCTCCAATCGAAAGGCGCAAAATAATCGAAGACCTTGTTGGAATAGCCCAATATGACGCTGAAAAGGCCGAGGCTGAAGAGAAACTACGCGCTGCAGACCTCTCAATACGCACTGCCATGGGCAGAATCGACGAAGTGCAGAGACGCGTCGAGGACTTGGAGAGGGAGCGAAATGAACTTCTCCGCTATAACTTTCTGAAAAATGAAATCAAAAAGTTTGAGGCTGTTAAACTTTCCTACGACATAACCCAGATTCGGGAGAAGATAGAACGCGACTCCATCCAAGCTGAGAAAATTAAAAGTAGACTTGAAAAGATTAAGGCTGTTCGAGATCGGTACAGACTTAAGCGTAGAGAAATAGAGAATGAGTGGCGAAAGCTAAGTTCTGAAATTGTTGAAGAGGGCAGTTCTCAAGTTCTGAGAGTTCAAATGAAGATAGGTGAGCTTAAATCAAAAATCACCGAACTTACGACGAAAATAAGCTCTGGAAAAGCCAGCCTTGAAGGTTTGAGAAGGGTTAGAGAAAACGACCTTCAGCAATACCAGTCCATTAGAAACGAGATTCACGAAAACCGACTGAAAATAAGGCGTTTAAGAGTAGAATATGAGCAGATTTTAGATGAGATAAATGCAAAGCAAGCGGAGCACGATGCCCTTGCAAGGGAAGTTGTCCAACTTTGGGAGAGTCTCGGCGAAAACAGCAAGAGAATACGCGAAATAGAGTCGCAGCTTGATAAGAACTATAAAAGGCTTGCACTCTTGAGGTCTGAGCAGGCGAAGAGCCAGACAGCTATAAAAATCCGTGAGAAACGGCTTAAAGACTTAAGGGAACGAAGGGAGCGTTTCGCCCAAACCCTCGATGAATTAGAGAAGTCTAAGGCTGAGCTGGAGAAAGTTCAAGGGGAACAGAAAAATCAACTTAAAAACTTGGAACGTATGCTTGAAAGGCGAATAGCCCAAAAAGAAGCCATAGAACGGGAAATAGCCGAAGCCGGAAAAATAGCTGACTCTGCACGAGAGGCTGTTGTGGAATTCGCCACCCAAAGGGAACTCGCAGAAACCCTAGCCGCCGAAGAGAAAGCCTTAAGGAGTATAGAGGAACTCGGCGAGCTTGGTGTAATACCCGGAGTTTATGGCAGACTACGCAACCTAATAAAGATCGACAAAGCCTACCAACAGGCAATTGAGGCTGCTGCCGGCGGATGGTTGGACGCCATAGTTGTTAAGGACTTGGACGCGGCTTTCACGTGCACTGAAACGCTGCGCAGAATGAAGCTTGGCCGCATAAAGATTATTCCCCTCGAAGGCGTTTCCAACGTGAAACCCGTCAATGTTCCGGAGGTTAAGGGTGTTAATGGCGCTGCCTTTTCCTTTGTGAAATGTGCAAAACAATACGAACCTGCAGTGTACTTTGTCCTTGGAGACACGCTGGTCGTTCAAGAAGATAAAACTGCTTTAGCTCTATCCAATGAAGGCTACAGAGTTGTTACGGTTAACGGCGATTTATATGAGCCAGGCGGTGCTTTGGAAAGCGGCTACTACCGAGCACCAATAGACTTCTCAGCAATCATTCCAAGCGAGGCAGCTATAAAAAGCCTCGATGAAGCGGTGAAGGCTTTACAGCAGCACCTCCTCAGAAGGGAGAGCGACATAGCTTCTTTGGAAGAGGAGATAGATAAAACCCGTGTTGAAATTGCCCGTTTATCAGAAGCCATAACTATGCTTGACAGAGAAATAGCCAGGGTCAAGAGAAGCATCAGGCGAACAAGAGTTAACATTAAGAGAATAGACTCTAACATTAAGAGAATTGAAAGTGAGATTGAAGCCGAAAAGACAAAAATTTGGACGTGTCAAGCAGAGAAAAGCGCCATACAAAAGGAGATCCGCAGGCTCCAGAGCGAATTGGCCGTTTTAAGAAGGAAAGCTGATCCGGCAAACATCCAAGAGATGGAAACCAGGAGGGAGAAAATTGCAGAAGAAATAAACACTTTAAGGCAGAAACTAAGCACCGTTCAAACTGAGATCTCAACTCTTCAATCGCAATACGACAATGTTTTGAGAACGGGCTACCAGAACGCTAGGATCCAACTTTTAAGAGTTGAGCAGCAACTAAAAAAGGTTGAAGCTGAAGTTGAAGAGGCGTTAAAGGAAAGAGAGAAACTCAAGCAGGAACTGGTTGAACTGGAGAAAAACCGCGACGAGCTATCCAGAACGGTTTTGTCCGCCAAGGAGGAGGCGCAGAAGTTCACCACTCAGATAGATGAGATTGACAAGGTGCTTCGGGGACTTGACGCTGAATATGAGGAGGCAGACCGTCTATGGAACCAGTATCAGTTAAACATTCAGACATCCCTCATTCAGCTTGAGCAGTGGCAAAACCAGCTGAGACAGTTCGGCTATGATAAACCGTTAAAAGTGACGCCCAAAGAGGTTGAGGAAGCCGAGGCTGTCTTGAAAATGTTGAAATTCGAGTTTGAGAGGATAGAAGGTGTAAACCAGCTTGCATTATCGCATTATGCCGAGCAAATTGCACGTTACAAGGAGTTATCCCTGCGGATGAACGAGCTTGAAAGGGAGAAACAAGCCATAATCAAGTTCATGGAGGAAATTGAAAGCAAAAAACGCAGAGTTTTCCTCGAAGCCTTCGAAAAGATAAACCAAAACCTACAGAAATACTTCTCCAAACTCACTGGAGGAGGCTTTGCCACTTTAAAACTTGAAAATCCCGAGGATCCTTTCACCGGTGGAATAGAGATGATTGTTCAGTTCCCGAACAAACCCTCAATAGTTGTCAGCGGAGCCAGTGGTGGGGAACGCTCTGTTGCCGCTGTAGCTTTCCTGTTCGCCATAAAGGAGTTTTCACCCGCTGCCTTCTACATTATGGATGAGGTGGACGCCCACTTAGATCCGTTTCACGTTTCAAAGCTCGCCGATCTTCTCTTGGAGGAGTCAGAGAAGGCTCAGTTCATTGTTATAACCTTGAAGCCTGAAATGGTTAACAAGGCGCAAAAGGTGTATGGAGTTTATGGGCGAAATGGAGTCTCCAATGTTGTTTCAGCAAAATTCCTTGAGGTGCCAAGCTAA
- the rrp41 gene encoding exosome complex exonuclease Rrp41, protein MSQKTEKLVDKKGLRLDGRKPDELRPIKIEVGVLSNADGSAYIEQGKNKILAAVYGPKELHPKHLALPDRMVLRCRYHMAPFSVQERKSPAPSRREIELSKVIREAIEPAVFVEYYPRTAVDIFIEVLQADGSTRCTSITAASLALADAGIPMRDLVAACSAGKVEDMIVLDLMDIEDKVGSADVPVAYMPNLGVITLLQMDGILTPEEFEKAVNLAIEGCKKIYAMQKEALKARYVSVKEVEE, encoded by the coding sequence ATGAGCCAGAAAACCGAAAAACTTGTTGACAAAAAAGGATTGAGACTTGATGGAAGAAAACCAGATGAGCTTAGACCCATAAAAATTGAGGTTGGTGTGCTTTCAAACGCTGACGGGTCAGCCTATATTGAACAGGGCAAAAACAAGATTTTAGCCGCCGTATATGGGCCGAAGGAGCTTCACCCCAAGCATTTAGCCTTGCCAGACCGCATGGTTTTAAGATGCCGTTATCACATGGCACCCTTTTCCGTTCAAGAACGCAAATCTCCGGCTCCTTCAAGACGGGAGATAGAGCTTTCAAAGGTTATTAGAGAAGCCATTGAGCCAGCTGTTTTCGTGGAGTATTATCCGCGTACAGCAGTGGACATTTTCATTGAAGTTTTACAGGCTGATGGAAGCACAAGATGTACAAGTATAACGGCTGCCTCCTTGGCCTTGGCTGATGCTGGAATCCCAATGCGGGATTTGGTGGCAGCATGTTCAGCCGGCAAAGTTGAGGACATGATAGTTCTTGACTTAATGGATATTGAGGACAAGGTTGGCTCGGCGGATGTGCCAGTGGCTTACATGCCAAATTTAGGGGTCATCACACTTTTGCAGATGGATGGAATCTTAACACCGGAGGAGTTTGAGAAAGCTGTAAACCTTGCTATTGAAGGTTGTAAGAAAATCTATGCCATGCAGAAGGAAGCCTTAAAAGCTAGGTATGTGAGCGTTAAGGAGGTTGAAGAGTAA
- a CDS encoding signal recognition particle subunit SRP19/SEC65 family protein, whose amino-acid sequence MRKQDKVVLWPTYFDSTKTRGEGRKVPKNLAVPVPRISELKEAVEKLGLGHELVPDACYPKTPWLKTGMLIVAKREPKNQMLKKIARQLQKIRGV is encoded by the coding sequence ATGCGCAAGCAAGATAAAGTGGTTCTGTGGCCCACATACTTCGACTCTACAAAGACACGAGGAGAAGGAAGAAAAGTGCCGAAAAACTTGGCTGTGCCCGTCCCGAGGATCTCCGAATTAAAGGAGGCTGTTGAAAAACTAGGTCTTGGACACGAACTTGTTCCAGACGCTTGTTATCCCAAAACACCTTGGCTCAAAACGGGCATGCTTATTGTTGCGAAAAGGGAACCAAAGAACCAGATGCTAAAGAAAATAGCCAGACAATTACAGAAAATTCGCGGTGTTTAA
- the rrp4 gene encoding exosome complex RNA-binding protein Rrp4: protein MPTFFERRQLVVPGDLLAEGDYIAGENTFKSNNRIYATRIGLVEYEDKKINVVALRAFYVPRVGDTVIGTVVEVGFNGWVVDINAPYLALLRASEVLNRPFKPQKDDLTQVLDVGDLVVAKIVSYDRTHNPQLSVDEPGLGKITRGQIVKITPTKIPRVIGKKGSMISMIKQETGCHIVLGQNGVILITGKSLEDEELAMMAIHKIEEESHTMGLTDRILQMIRKEKEKRGSN from the coding sequence ATGCCCACGTTTTTTGAAAGGAGACAGCTTGTTGTACCCGGGGACTTGTTAGCTGAAGGCGACTATATTGCCGGGGAGAACACCTTCAAATCAAATAATAGGATTTACGCTACCAGAATAGGCCTCGTGGAGTATGAGGACAAGAAGATTAACGTTGTTGCTTTGAGGGCCTTTTATGTTCCAAGGGTTGGAGACACGGTTATAGGAACAGTTGTGGAGGTTGGATTCAACGGGTGGGTTGTTGACATTAACGCACCCTATCTTGCATTATTGAGGGCCTCCGAGGTTTTGAACAGGCCCTTTAAACCGCAAAAGGATGATTTGACACAGGTTCTTGATGTTGGCGATTTGGTTGTGGCGAAAATAGTCTCTTATGATAGAACGCATAATCCCCAGTTGAGTGTGGACGAACCGGGACTTGGGAAAATTACCCGTGGACAAATAGTGAAGATAACGCCCACAAAGATTCCCCGTGTGATTGGAAAGAAGGGTTCGATGATTTCCATGATAAAGCAGGAGACCGGATGTCACATAGTTTTAGGCCAGAATGGAGTCATACTTATCACGGGGAAAAGCCTAGAGGATGAGGAGTTGGCGATGATGGCAATTCACAAGATTGAGGAGGAATCCCACACCATGGGGTTGACTGACCGCATATTACAGATGATTAGAAAGGAGAAGGAGAAAAGAGGGAGTAATTAA
- a CDS encoding DUF2096 family protein, producing the protein MGYLAVWKVLEEMLTDLRRRGVQIPTSIFDDLKHTRTLINVLRADPSRLETSQKIEECLNNVESFLFSEGQKFGEEYVEDWLKKLEDAIRKVDEGEATLRFVPGLPRDQRWIRVKISEETPIDALKALAEELKLSSEVQVDGYLLVYGENERIKQFVKKMATLYGSKVCK; encoded by the coding sequence ATGGGCTACCTAGCGGTTTGGAAAGTTTTAGAGGAAATGCTAACAGACCTTCGGAGGAGAGGCGTCCAAATCCCAACCAGCATTTTTGATGACTTGAAACATACGCGAACCCTAATCAACGTTTTAAGGGCTGACCCTTCACGGCTTGAAACAAGCCAGAAGATTGAGGAGTGCCTAAACAACGTGGAATCCTTTTTGTTTTCAGAAGGGCAAAAGTTTGGAGAAGAGTATGTTGAAGACTGGCTTAAGAAACTTGAAGACGCTATCAGAAAAGTAGATGAAGGCGAGGCTACCTTGAGATTTGTTCCCGGCCTCCCTCGAGATCAACGTTGGATTCGCGTTAAAATCTCAGAAGAGACACCTATAGACGCGCTTAAGGCTTTGGCGGAAGAGCTAAAACTCTCTTCCGAGGTGCAAGTGGACGGATACCTGCTTGTTTACGGTGAGAACGAGCGTATTAAACAGTTTGTCAAGAAAATGGCTACACTCTATGGTTCGAAGGTCTGCAAATAG
- the scpB gene encoding SMC-Scp complex subunit ScpB, producing MEASELEAKSQPAESKALRPTEQGEKLNELALIEAALYVSGRPLTISELCSVLKTRSRRKVEKLVKTLMREYAGRNTALEILELKDERYVLQLKVEYTPYVKKLVKKPLLSTGPLKTLAYIALRQPISQKRVVEVRGHHAYGHIRLLKEMGLIAVERKGRSAVLKTTDYFADYFGLSHDIQTMKRELRRILEKDRISEKTAENAGSWQL from the coding sequence TTGGAGGCTTCGGAGCTGGAAGCGAAAAGCCAACCAGCTGAATCAAAAGCCCTTCGCCCAACTGAACAAGGAGAGAAGTTAAATGAGCTAGCTCTCATTGAGGCCGCACTATATGTTTCTGGTCGCCCCTTAACAATATCTGAACTTTGTTCAGTTTTGAAAACTAGGTCGCGGCGTAAAGTGGAAAAGCTTGTCAAGACCCTTATGCGGGAGTATGCCGGCAGAAATACAGCTCTAGAAATTTTGGAGTTAAAGGATGAAAGATACGTCCTACAACTTAAAGTCGAATACACGCCTTATGTGAAAAAGCTTGTCAAGAAACCGCTTCTCTCCACCGGTCCACTTAAAACATTGGCTTACATCGCTTTGAGACAGCCTATCTCGCAGAAGCGGGTTGTGGAAGTTCGGGGACACCACGCCTACGGGCATATCCGGCTTCTCAAGGAGATGGGTCTTATCGCCGTGGAGAGAAAGGGACGCTCAGCTGTTTTAAAAACAACCGACTATTTTGCAGATTATTTCGGCTTAAGCCATGACATTCAGACAATGAAAAGGGAATTGAGGAGAATCCTCGAAAAAGATAGAATATCAGAAAAGACGGCGGAAAACGCTGGCTCTTGGCAACTTTAG
- a CDS encoding ribosome assembly factor SBDS translates to MSEKYTIARISKGNEHFEILVKPDKALDYRMGKISAITEVLVTETIFSDASKGTKVSEEALRKAFGTTDPLKVADIIVKKGTLQLTTEQRRKMIEEKRRQIISFISKNCVDPRTNLPHPPMRIEQAMEQIHYSIDPFKPTEEQAREVIKLLRQVLPLKMEQVSVSVHVPAEYAAKAYGTIKAMGTIKREEWRADGSWHGILEMPAGLYGPFLEKIGEVTKGNAEAKIIS, encoded by the coding sequence ATGAGCGAGAAATACACTATTGCCCGCATTTCAAAGGGAAACGAGCACTTTGAGATCCTCGTGAAACCCGACAAAGCCTTAGACTATCGCATGGGAAAAATATCCGCCATAACCGAAGTTCTCGTTACGGAAACCATCTTTTCAGATGCCAGTAAGGGCACGAAAGTTTCAGAGGAGGCTCTCCGCAAAGCCTTTGGAACAACAGATCCCCTTAAAGTAGCAGACATAATTGTCAAAAAGGGCACGTTACAGTTGACAACGGAACAACGTAGAAAAATGATTGAGGAGAAACGCAGACAAATAATCTCCTTTATATCAAAGAACTGTGTTGACCCAAGGACGAATCTGCCCCATCCACCGATGCGCATCGAGCAAGCAATGGAACAAATTCACTATTCAATAGACCCGTTCAAGCCAACAGAAGAACAGGCAAGAGAAGTAATTAAGCTATTGCGACAGGTTCTGCCACTAAAAATGGAGCAGGTTTCAGTCAGCGTTCATGTACCAGCAGAATATGCGGCAAAAGCCTATGGAACAATAAAGGCCATGGGAACCATTAAGCGTGAAGAATGGCGAGCTGACGGCTCATGGCATGGAATACTGGAAATGCCAGCGGGTCTCTACGGGCCGTTCCTTGAAAAGATTGGGGAAGTAACTAAAGGGAATGCTGAGGCAAAAATAATATCGTAA
- a CDS encoding 30S ribosomal protein S8e translates to MSVWHGDLHKRKPTGGKRKPYRGKRKFEQGSFPTETVLGEPKRKVERRRGGNLKVRVLSEKYACVTDLKTGKTEKVEIIRVVKNPANVDYDRRGVITKGTIIETSLGLARVTSRPGQNGVINAVLVSEEEAD, encoded by the coding sequence ATGTCCGTTTGGCATGGAGATTTACATAAGAGGAAACCAACAGGAGGCAAAAGGAAACCATATAGGGGTAAGCGGAAATTTGAACAAGGTTCATTCCCAACGGAAACAGTCCTCGGCGAGCCGAAAAGAAAAGTTGAAAGAAGAAGGGGCGGCAACTTAAAGGTCAGAGTTTTAAGTGAAAAATACGCCTGTGTAACCGACCTAAAAACTGGAAAAACTGAGAAGGTGGAAATAATTCGGGTTGTCAAAAATCCGGCAAACGTCGACTATGACAGAAGAGGCGTAATAACAAAAGGCACAATAATCGAAACCAGCCTAGGCCTTGCGCGGGTAACCTCTCGTCCGGGTCAAAATGGTGTGATAAACGCTGTTTTAGTAAGCGAAGAAGAGGCTGACTAG